One Odontesthes bonariensis isolate fOdoBon6 chromosome 17, fOdoBon6.hap1, whole genome shotgun sequence genomic window carries:
- the gpr68 gene encoding G-protein coupled receptor 68, with the protein MSGMVSNMSEEGVINCTISHEIHQYVFSCVYILVLLVGVPSNLYSLYHAALQLKQKNELGVYLMNLTVSDLLYQASLPLWLQYIFQDDDWQHREWLCQLCGFLLYENIYISIGFLCCISLDRYLAVVHPLRFTSLRSMNAAWFVSAIIWLKEIAVGAVFFRHKELSRDRKNQSVCFEHYPMQSWEYPINYYRFIVGFLFPLAILSISYLCVLRAVGRSAGTQPDQKVRIRQLVSSTILIFLVCFSPYHIFLLVRTLLERDCNFIAAIFNYYHLSLLLTTLNCVADPALYCFVSESARRGLYRAVVRPVARILCCCCRRGNTSPANPVNDSHEVATDDNNGQPTVTLLTHTITQNTVKTDKNTTFYSQAEHKTFIPLIAQSNKLSRDKGGDEKSSCVIAVEEPKLTKELMLTKEQKLTKEQKLTKERTEETDKSAC; encoded by the exons ATGAGTGGGATGGTGTCCAACATGTCTGAAGAGGGCGTGATTAACTGCACCATCAGCCACGAAATCCACCAGTACGTCTTCTCCTGTGTGTATATCCTCGTGCTGTTG GTCGGTGTTCCCTCCAACCTGTACTCCCTGTACCACGCTGCTCTGCAGCTGAAGCAGAAGAACGAGCTGGGGGTTTACCTGATGAACCTCACGGTGTCTGACCTGCTGTATCAGGCGTCTTTACCGCTGTGGCTGCAGTACATCTTCCAG gaTGATGATTGGCAGCACAGGGAATGGTTGTGTCAGCTCTGTGGTTTCCTGCTCTATGAGAACATCTACATCAGCATCGGCTTTCTGTGCTGCATCAGCCTGGATCGCTATCTCGCTGTGGTCCATCCTTTAAG GTTCACGTCTCTCCGCTCGATGAATGCAGCGTGGTTCGTCAGCGCCATCATCTGGCTGAAGGAGATCGCGGTCGGGGCGGTTTTCTTTCGCCACAAAGAGCTGAGCAGAGACCGCAAGAACCAGTCGGTGTGCTTCGAGCACTACCCAATGCAGTCCTGGGAATATCCCATCAACTACTACCGCTTCATTGTCGGCTTCCTGTTCCCACTGGCCATCCTCTCG ATCAGCTACCTGTGCGTCCTTCGGGCGGTGGGTCGCAGCGCGGGAACGCAGCCGGATCAGAAGGTGAGGATCAGACAGCTGGTCAGCAGCACCATCCTCATCTTCCTCGTCTGCTTCTCGCCCTACCACATCTTCCTGCTGGTGCGCACGTTGCTGGAGCGGGACTGCAACTTCATCGCAG CCATCTTTAACTACTACCACCTGTCGCTGCTGCTCACCACCCTGAACTGCGTGGCCGACCCGGCGCTCTACTGCTTCGTCAGCGAGAGCGCCCGCCGCGGCCTCTACAGAGCCGTGGTCCGGCCCGTCGCCAGGatactctgctgctgctgtcgcCGTGGCAACACCAGCCCAGCCAACCCCGTCAACGACTCCCACGAGGTGGCCACCGACGACAACAACGGCCAACCGACCGTGACGCTGCTCACGCACACCATCACGCAAAACACCGTGAAAACGGACAAAAACACGACTTTTTACTCTCAGGCCGAGCACAAAACCTTCATCCCGCTAATCGCTCAGAGCAACAAACTGTCCAGAGACAAAGGTGGGGACGAGAAGTCCAGTTGTGTGATAGCTGTGGAGGAGCCGAAGCTAACGAAGGAGCTGATGCTAACGAAGGAGCAGAAGCTAACGAAGGAGCAGAAGCTAACGAAGGAGAGGACTGAGGAAACTGACAAGAGCGCCTGCTAA